From the Geovibrio ferrireducens genome, the window TTCAGAACTGAAAAAACAGGTTCCCGCACTTAAGCTTGCCGCGGCAAGGGCTAAGGCAAACTCACAGGGTGTCGTTGATATGGGCGCTCTGGATGCTGCGAAGCTGAAAGAAGGAATACAGAACAAAACAATAAAGGCTCTCATTTGCTTCGGTGAAAACCCCGCTGTGAGAACAGGCTGGGCGGATCTTTCACTGGATTCCCTTGAACTTCTCGCTGTTACGGATCCTTTCATGAGCGAAACCGCTAAGAAAGCTTCCGTGTACATCCCCGTTGCGACATACGCGGAGAAGGACGGCAGCTTCACCAGCCTTGAAGGAAGGGTTCAGTCGGTTAATAAGGCGCTCTGCAAAGGGCTTAAAACCGATGCCGAGGTCATATCCGCTCTGGCGGAAAGGCTCGGCGGCAGACTGACTTCCTGCTCATGCGAGGCGAGAGAGCTTATCCGCAAAGAGGTTCCCCTTTACAAAGACGCTGACTTTGACGGCGGCCTTATCAGCTACCCCTATGCGGTAAAAGGCGAATTCGAAAAGCCTGCGAAAGCGGCTGCGGGAGAGGGCACACACTACCTCTACCCCTCATCGCTCAGACTTCATTCAGGCTCATACACCAGATGGTCTCCCGACCTCGCCAAAGTTTACGGCGAAGCCAAGCTTGAGATTTCCCCCGCTGATGCGGAGGCTCTCGGTCTCGGTGACGGAGCGGCGGTGAGCGTGAGCGCTGCGGGAATCACGAAGACTTTCAAGGTTCATGTGGAAAAACACATAACGAAAGGCTGCGTTGCCCTGCCTGAGGACTATGCCGACACGGCTGTGATCTTCAGCAACGGCAGATACCCGAAAGTGACTCTGGGTAAAAAAGGTTGAAAGACATTAAAGATATATGAGGTAGAGGAATGTTGCTCCCTATAGTTTTCACAATAATCAAGATACTGATCATTGTAACTGTAATCCTCCTCGCAGTGGCATACATGACGTATGCCGAGCGTAAGGTTATAGGTGCAATGCAGGTGCGTCTTGGGCCGATGCATACCGGACCTTACGGTCTTCTTCAGCCCATCGCGGACGCGGTGAAGCTGATCGCAAAGGAAGACCTTACGCCCGATATGGTTGACAGACCGGTATTCATCCTGGCACCCCTGCTTACGATGGTTCCGGCACTGGCAGGATTTGCCGTTATTCCCTTCGCCGATAACTTCACCATGTTCGGCATGGAGATAAAGCCCTATATAACAGACCTTAACATCGGTCTTCTTTATGTTCTGGCTATTTCTTCCGTGGGCACTTACGGCGTTATCATGTCCGGCTGGGCTTCAAACTCAAAATACGCCCTCCTCGGCAGCTTGCGTTCTTCGGCTCAGGTTCTGAGCTACGAAACAGCAATGGGGCTTGCCCTTGTGGCGCCTGTTCTTCTGGCAGGTTCTCTCTCTCTCAGGGAGATAACCCTCGCTCAGTCAGGCATGTGGTTTGTTGTTCCGCAGATAGTGGCTTTCATGGTTTACCTTATAGCCGCCATCGCAGAAACAAACAGAGCACCCTTCGACCTTGCAGAAGCTGAGACCGAAATCGTTGCGGGTTTCCATGTGGAATACTCCTCAATGAAGTTCGCCCTCTTCTTCCTCGGCGAATACGCAAATATGTACCTTGTTTCCACAATCGCCGTTGTTATG encodes:
- the nuoH gene encoding NADH-quinone oxidoreductase subunit NuoH, yielding MLLPIVFTIIKILIIVTVILLAVAYMTYAERKVIGAMQVRLGPMHTGPYGLLQPIADAVKLIAKEDLTPDMVDRPVFILAPLLTMVPALAGFAVIPFADNFTMFGMEIKPYITDLNIGLLYVLAISSVGTYGVIMSGWASNSKYALLGSLRSSAQVLSYETAMGLALVAPVLLAGSLSLREITLAQSGMWFVVPQIVAFMVYLIAAIAETNRAPFDLAEAETEIVAGFHVEYSSMKFALFFLGEYANMYLVSTIAVVMFLGGWNGPFLPPLVWFVLKVLFIMFIFLWLRATLPRLRFDQLMSLGWKVLIPIALANLMITAIVVHIVR